The DNA segment CCACCCTACGACACGGCGCAGTTGCTGACACGCCTGAGTGAGGTCGGACTGGGCGAGGCGGCGAAACGGCTGGAAGAGGATTGACTCTACGCTCGCCTGGAAACCGTAGCGGCTTGGCAGGTAGGTGTCTGCTGGTCCCGGCCGCATAACGGCTCAGGTTGCTCAGGCCCAGCGGCACCGCGCCGCCCAGAGACGACACCCAGCGTATTCTGCAACACACGTATTTGCCAAGGAGACAGACTGATGCCAGTGAATATCACCGAGATCGAACGCCGACTGTGGCCCGCCGCTGGCAACCTGCGCACCGAGTACAGCACGCCAGTCCTAGAGCCGGTGGACGGCACAAAGCAGACGTTTGAAGGGGCGGTGGCGTGAAGGCAGGCGAAGTTCGGCTGATGAGCATGCTGGCGGGTGCAGACCAGCAGTTCGTGATCCCGCTCTATCAGCGCCGCTACTCTTGGAAGGATAAGCAGCGCTGGCAGCTCTGGCGCGACATCTTGCGGGCCGCAGCAGCTCCAGACAGCCGCCCTCACTTCACTGGACCAGTAGTCCAGACCAAGCCTGACACTGAGATGGGCGAGGGGCAGCTGCGAAGTTCACGCCTGATCGACGGGCAACAGCGCGTGACCACCGTGATCCTGCTTCTTGAGATGCTGGCAAAGCATCTGAAATCCAAGCCGCTGGACGCGCAGAAGCTGGGTTACACCGAAGATGACGTGCGCAACAAGTACCTGTTCAACCCTGCTCAGACCGGGAACGACCTGTACAAGCTCACGCTCAGCCACAGTGACCAAGCGACGCTGAAGCATGTGCTATCAGGCACCGAGAAGCCCGCGATGGTAGCGGAGGAGGTAATCCGGGGCGCTGAGTTCTTCCGGGAGCGCTTTGCAGAACCAGGAGTAGACGTGGCGGCGGTCTGGCGGGGACTCAACAGGTTGGAGGTCGTCCGGATCACCCTCACCGAGGGAATCGATGATCTCGGTTCCATCTTTGAGAGCCTGAACAGCACCGGCAAGGCGCTCACGCAAGCCGACCTGGTCCGGAACAACGTCCTGATGGGACTGACCGAGTCTGAGCAGCGCGATCTGAGCCAGGACTTCTGGCAGAAGCTGGAACGCCGCTTCGCGCAGGTGGAAGAGGACGCCTTCGACCGCTTCCTGCGAGACTTCCTGACCCTGCGTACCCGGTCGTTGCCCAACGAGGGCGACGTGTACGCGGTGTTCAAGGAGTACCGGCAGGGTCAACCGAAGGATCAGCATATCCGTGTGCTGGCCGCCGACCTCGAACGGCTCTCGCGTGCCTATGTGTTCATGCTGAACCCGGAGCTGTCGGAGAGTGTCGTCGAAACGCCTCTGGCGAAGAGTTCTGAAATTAAGCAGGCGCTTCTCGACCTTGCCGGCCTGCGCGTCCGGGTCGTCGCCCCGTTTGTTCTGGAACTGCTGGAGGACCGGGGCCGGGGCTTCCTGAAGTCCGACGCGGAACTTATTGCTGCGTTGCGGGTGGTCGAGTCCTTCCTGGTACGCCGCGCCGTCACCGGCGAGCGATCCTCACCGCTCAACCGTCTGTTTGCCACCCTGGGAAGGGACTTGCGTAAGGAGAATGACTACGTCCGGTCACTCGAGGAGGCGTTGGTGCGCTTCCAGGATGGAAACCACGACGGCTTTCCCAGTGATGAGGCGTTCTTGCAGCAACTTCAGGTGGTGCCGCTCTACAAGAAGGCGGTCTGTAAGGCCTTGCTGATGAGTCTGGAGCGGAGCCGCAACACTGAGGAGAAGTTTGGAGGTGTGCTGACCATCGAGCACATCCTGCCGCAGAACAGCAACCTCAGTGCTCCATGGCGGAAGGCGCTGGGCGAGGACGACTGGCGCGAGATCCAGACTCGGCTGGTTCACACTCTGGGGAACCTGACCCTGACGGCCTACAACAGCGAGCTCGGGGACCGCTCCTTCGAGGACAAAAAAACCCTGCCGATCAAGGCTGGAGATACCGAGGAGTCGGCGCAGCCGAAAGGCTACAAGTTCAGCCGATTGGTCCTCACGCACGAGCTGTGCGATAAGTCAGAGTGGAACGCAACTGAGATCGAAGCTCGGGGGCAACGTCTCGCCAAGGCAGCACTTACGCTCTTTCCGTTCCCGAAGTTTGAGGCAGCCGAGATGGCTCAGTTGCGCAAGGAAGGACGTGAGCGCGATAAAACGCCGACGGTTGAGCGACATCTGGAGAGCAGCAGCGTGACTTTGAAACAGCTGTTCAAGACAGTTCAGGACCAGCTTCTGGGTTTTGGAGTCGAGATGGACGTGTCCATCACCCAGGTGCCTCTCAAGGAATATGTGGCTTACAAGGCTGGAACGAACTTCTGCGATGTTCAGCCGCTGCCCGCCCATAACACTCTTAAGTGCTGGCTGCACCTTCCGCCTGAAAAGCTTGCGGAGCATGATCCCACAGGGCTCGGGCGCGACGTCTCAGGCAACGGGCGTCCCAGTTCGGGAAAGGTGGAGGTGGTGGTCGGAGAGTCCACCGACCTTGAAGCCTTCGGAGCGCTGGTACGCCAGGCTCTGGAGCATCAACTGGCTCGTCAGAGCACTTCTGCCTCGGCTGGAACCTCTCAGGCGGTAGAGGGGGAGATCGGGGGCGAAAACATCCAAGCCTACATCGCGGCCCTGACCATGGAGAGGCAGCAGGCCATCGCGGCGCTGGAGCAGGCGCTCATCGGGCTGGACGCGCGGCTCGTGCCCAGCCCTACCCGTTACTACGTCGGCTATGGCCCGCGTCCCATGCTGATGTCGGGCAGCGTGCGCGAGGGGGCCTACCGACTGACTCTGAACCCTGTCGCGCCTGACGAATTGCCTGCTGATCTCAAAGCCGGCTGGACAGAGGGGTCGGGTGAAGTCATGACTTTCACCGTCCACGCGGCACAGGATGCCCAGGCGGCCCTTCCGCTCATCGGTGCTGTCCTGGCTCAGAGGGATCAGGGACAGCGGTACTTTGAACCTGAGGTTCGCAAGTTGCGCCAGCTCATCCGGCAGGAGGTACCTGTGCTGGGGCCAGAGTTGCGTGTCGAGGAACACTCGGGCCTAGACCGGATTTTCCTGGGGGACCAGGACTTTGCGCGGGTCTGGTACAACCGGGGCGACCTGAGTGTCGCTGTGCGGCGTGCCTACAGCGAGTTTCAAGACTTGCAGGGCTTCGGCAGGCAAAATGAGGGTGGCGCTCTGAGCGGATGGATGCCTGACAACTTCATCGTCAAACTGACCTCCGCCGGGCAGGCTCCACAACTTCTGGCTGTCCTGCGTCAAGCCTGTAAAGCCGCCCGTGCATGAGTTCAGCGAGGCTCGCCTCGTCGAGAGACCTGCCTTTCCATCCAGCAGGAGCTTGACTGGCAGAGTCTCGACGCGATCCACGAGGCGCTGAGCACGGCCGGCACGCTGGGTCGCAGGTCACGAGCCGTCCGAAGGGGAGCGTGATCGGCTTTCAGTCGGTGGCGCGCCGGCTACTCTACCGACTGAAAGCCGATCACCTGGTGCTGGACTGGCGCAAGCAGCAGGTGCGCGCACGGGTGCGGCAGGCCATCCGCAAGGATCTCGATGAGTCGCCGGCGGTGTTCACCACGCCAGCATACGAGCAGTCAGTGACTGCTGTTTGCGCCCACGTCTACGAGTCGTACCGGAGCTAAGGTGAGAGTGTGTACGACTGAAGTGCACTCTGCTGTACTCTCAAGCATGCCGCCTCTGAAAACCATACTAGGTACTGGCGTGCGCAAAGCAGCCGCCCTCGCCGATGGGATCTTCACTACTCTCGCGGAGAAAAAGGCGCGGGCTATCGACAATCGCAAAGCAAGCACGACGACACCTGAGGCGGACACCTCTGCCACCCAAGCAAGCATCCCGCAGGCTCCAACCAACATCACACACAGCACATCGAGCGACCTCAAACCTCAAGTAGATACTGTCAAACGCTCCCGAGACAATCGAGGCGTTCATGTAAATGGCAACCGCCGCAGACCCGATTTCCTGGCGGCGCAAGTGAACTCTGATGATGGCCATGCAGACACTCCACCCACCTACGGTGCCGGGGCAGATGATTACAACTCGTTGATCGACGAGCATAACCGTCGAGCTCGTGCAGAGATTGCGGCGCTCCAAAGCATACCCTCTACCTGTTCTCTCTCACCGCCTACAGAGGTTGACCTTCAACCGTCCTTCTGGCAGGTTATGAACCCAGGTAAAACGCCAGAAGACATGTACGACATGTACAGAGAGCAGGCAGAAGCGCGGCGGGCAGCACACTGGGAGGATCTGGAAAACAATCCAAAAAAGATGCTGAAGGAACTCAAGAAATGGGATCGACACCATCGAAAATAAAGTGTTCTCGTTGAGTCCATTAGCCCGGAAGGTTCTAGGCTGCCTTGACGCCAAGTGAGAGGAGATCATCACGTCTTTGGCCTGTCTGCTCAACTATCAAGATGCTCAAAATCTTTTCAGCGAAAAACTCGTTGGAGGCGCGGCGTTTCTCATCCTCTACGCTGAACAGCAGCGGGCATCCATCGGCTGTAAGACCACGGCTAAGTGCCCTCACGCTGACTGGCCAGGGCGGGCAGTTGCGCCTCGAACTGGGAACGGCTTTGATCTTGCCCACCGACGAGTGGATCTGGCCCGATCCTGAAGCTCTGGCGTGGCACAGCGCTCACGTTTTCAGG comes from the Deinococcus detaillensis genome and includes:
- a CDS encoding DUF262 and DUF1524 domain-containing protein produces the protein MKAGEVRLMSMLAGADQQFVIPLYQRRYSWKDKQRWQLWRDILRAAAAPDSRPHFTGPVVQTKPDTEMGEGQLRSSRLIDGQQRVTTVILLLEMLAKHLKSKPLDAQKLGYTEDDVRNKYLFNPAQTGNDLYKLTLSHSDQATLKHVLSGTEKPAMVAEEVIRGAEFFRERFAEPGVDVAAVWRGLNRLEVVRITLTEGIDDLGSIFESLNSTGKALTQADLVRNNVLMGLTESEQRDLSQDFWQKLERRFAQVEEDAFDRFLRDFLTLRTRSLPNEGDVYAVFKEYRQGQPKDQHIRVLAADLERLSRAYVFMLNPELSESVVETPLAKSSEIKQALLDLAGLRVRVVAPFVLELLEDRGRGFLKSDAELIAALRVVESFLVRRAVTGERSSPLNRLFATLGRDLRKENDYVRSLEEALVRFQDGNHDGFPSDEAFLQQLQVVPLYKKAVCKALLMSLERSRNTEEKFGGVLTIEHILPQNSNLSAPWRKALGEDDWREIQTRLVHTLGNLTLTAYNSELGDRSFEDKKTLPIKAGDTEESAQPKGYKFSRLVLTHELCDKSEWNATEIEARGQRLAKAALTLFPFPKFEAAEMAQLRKEGRERDKTPTVERHLESSSVTLKQLFKTVQDQLLGFGVEMDVSITQVPLKEYVAYKAGTNFCDVQPLPAHNTLKCWLHLPPEKLAEHDPTGLGRDVSGNGRPSSGKVEVVVGESTDLEAFGALVRQALEHQLARQSTSASAGTSQAVEGEIGGENIQAYIAALTMERQQAIAALEQALIGLDARLVPSPTRYYVGYGPRPMLMSGSVREGAYRLTLNPVAPDELPADLKAGWTEGSGEVMTFTVHAAQDAQAALPLIGAVLAQRDQGQRYFEPEVRKLRQLIRQEVPVLGPELRVEEHSGLDRIFLGDQDFARVWYNRGDLSVAVRRAYSEFQDLQGFGRQNEGGALSGWMPDNFIVKLTSAGQAPQLLAVLRQACKAARA